One window of the Micropterus dolomieu isolate WLL.071019.BEF.003 ecotype Adirondacks linkage group LG08, ASM2129224v1, whole genome shotgun sequence genome contains the following:
- the ccdc30 gene encoding coiled-coil domain-containing protein 30 isoform X1 has product MDHEEVRTELDQISMRLQEDGLPPGASVEERQCHLWQQLLDSEAKLQSAAQELQTLRSQQASEMKEVESYVAHIRGLLEERECLTADYERDNEHLRQELHQIRQQQESQSKELAEMLAQEDLGEMGLSSPSEQVAYLLVERATLLERLEAAERRLETQSLTGNLREVHHQEHICHTMGEDLRQQREDMQITMDNMTKCSSQSPWKKLFGLRRSGQSKHNITPAHSEEISQERNERQRLERDLEEASRRLAMAHQDIRRLTNELDAAKNNNIDSNGPELQGMVQEVDNLRKEVDKLKHCDMMKMQRAKEQNDRLDVENRALRERVRTLESEKKNLLDQLATNEKDVEAKEDRKDKSVSSKPQNNLLADSSDQEKDYIHKRCREAMEDGLVQVRELQRQLQRLRKEQEELEERNEELEALLGEAQNASKEERYRHEGELEGLHRRIKAMEAELKKQHAQEKMLKNGEEVKATESYLQLHLRDSSQERLALLDACLTKEKDWRKQLEIDLSAAQAALKKDKEALQIGERELKKLRLEVNSLQTECQQGKTLIKSLTQVKGEKSVLEEKLAQMERAHSRLQSDLERYKDSNQTQEDLRENRLQVNQLQERADRLTAELSSLQAAHSSLRDEMASERLQTAELQAKLSSSVQEKLTTQGERERLELEIQRLKVQLKWHQEQLSSTKEALISSQKPELHTAHVESRLSPLERTKDESLDQLSCLKQELNHLQTKLGEEQQLASQHQLALQAQVSEAQARIKSQDLVLSQKAEEAKQMKQDLQRAQSLFTSAERELRYEKEKNMDLKRHNTLLDQEKLKLCAELKQVQTKLVQMEQSIHAQVSECERHQQKIRELELELARNSTNRSATTSLQEDLQAERARLIAADKKVLELQQQLKSAQHQLRVEEARAGESSRLERDSRDLSDTLSALRAKQQEEHITRKLLEQREEELQQQVRSLRLKEASMTRTNTELSHRVQQLNTRLAILEADLSKAREEVKDSQKSGHRLQEDLVASQQECDRVQGELQQVLLQLDTQVRKYNEKQSHHKIKLRQAKQVFLRATAQRDHIIQKLENDLALATSLSHKEKERIHTVTEENEKLLEEKRDLLRKISEAEEMGSIGMRTASTVQHRVNVLEVENRQLQDRTLKLSNQVSSLERALRNVQSFYSLENVKKALPSESICDGILHTSTLSLTSGSCDPLDILDAICRVKVGERGVVDAARASVSSHQPSEQGYLNLTSPLVPPDTKGTEESSINSDQV; this is encoded by the exons ATGGATCATGAAGAG GTGCGGACAGAGCTGGACCAGATATCTATGCGGCTTCAGGAGGATGGCTTGCCACCGGGGGCCAGTGTTGAGGAGCGGCAGTGCCACCTGTGGCAGCAGCTGCTCGACAGTGAGGCAAAGCTTCAGTCAGCCGCTCAGGAGCTGCAGACCTTACGTTCCCAGCAGGCCAGTGAGATGAAGGAG GTGGAGAGCTATGTTGCACATATCCGTGGGCTCCTGGAAGAGCGTGAGTGTCTGACTGCAGACTATGAAAGAGACAATGAACACTTGCGACAAGAGCTTCACCAAATCAGACAACAACAAG AGAGTCAGAGCAAAGAGCTGGCAGAGATGTTGGCTCAGGAGGACCTCGGGGAGATGGGCTTGAGCAGCCCCAGTGAGCAGGTGGCTTACTTGCTTGTGGAGAGGGCCACTTTACTGGAAAGGTTGGAGGCTGCTGAGAGGAGACTGGAAACTCAGAGCCTCACTGGCAACTTGAGGGAAGTCCACCACCAG GAACATATTTGCCACACAATGGGGGAGGACCTgaggcagcagagggaggacatGCAGATAACCATGGATAACATGACAAAG TGTTCCTCCCAGAGTCCATGGAAGAAGCTGTTTGGGCTGCGCAGGTCTGGTCAGAGCAAACACAATATTACCCCT GCTCATAGTGAGGAGATTTCCCAGGAGCGGAATGAGCGCCAGCGGCTGGAGCGGGACCTGGAGGAGGCGTCTAGGAGGCTGGCAATGGCTCACCAGGATATCCGCAGACTCACCAATGAGCTGGATGCtgccaaaaacaacaatatagaCTCAAATG GACCTGAGCTACAGGGAATGGTCCAAGAAGTAGACAACCTGAGGAAGGAAGTGGACAAACTGAAACACTGTG ATATGATGAAGATGCAGCGAGCTAAAGAGCAAAATGACAGATTAGATGTTGAGAACAGAGCTCTTAGGGAGCGAGTCCGCACTTTAGAGTCTGAGAAGAAAAATCTCCTGGACCAA TTGGCAACAAATGAAAAAGATGTTGAAGCCAAAGAGGATCGAAAGGACAAGAGTGTTAGCAGCAAACCACAAAACAATCTGTTGGCTGACTCGTCAGACCAAGAAAAGGATTACATTCACAAACG GTGTCGAGAGGCGATGGAAGATGGGCTTGTACAGGTGAGGGAGCTGCAACGGCAACTCCAGAGGCTACGCAAGGAACAGgaagagctggaggagaggAATGAGGAGCTGGAGGCACTGCTGGGGGAGGCCCAGAATGCCAGCAAGGAGGAGAGGTATCGCCACGAGGGAGAACTGGAGGGACTCCACAGGAGG ATCAAAGCCATGGAGGCAGAGCTGAAGAAGCAGCACGCCCAAGAAAAAATGTTGAAGAACGGAGAAGAGGTCAAAGCTACAGAATCCTACTTACAGCTG CACCTAAGGGATAGCAGCCAGGAGAGATTGGCTCTCCTAGATGCATGTCTGACTAAGGAGAAGGACTGGAGGAAACAACTGGAGATAGACCTCAGTGCTGCCCAGGCCGCCCTCAAAAAAGACAAGGAG GCTTTGCAGATAGGTGAGCGAGAACTGAAGAAGCTGAGACTTGAGGTCAACAGCCTTCAGACAGAATGCCAACAAGGGAAAACGCTCATCAAGAGCCTCACACAGGTCAAAGGGGAAAAATCAGTTCTGGAGGAAAAG TTAGCCCAGATGGAGCGTGCCCACAGCCGGCTCCAGAGCGATCTGGAACGCTACAAGGACAGTAACCAGACCCAGGAGGACCTGAGGGAAAACAGGCTTCAAGTCAACCAGCTGCAGGAGAGGGCTGACCGGCTAACTGCTGAACTCAGCAGCCTTCAGGCAGCACACAGCTCCTTGAG GGATGAGATGGCTTCTGAGCGGCTGCAGACTGCCGAGCTCCAGGCCAAGTTGAGCTCCAGTGTCCAGGAGAAGCTGACCACTcagggggaaagagagagactggaGCTTGAGATACAGCGCCTCAAAGTGCAGCTCAAGTGGCATCAAGAGCAGCTCTCCTCTACAAAGGAAGCACTTATTAGCAGCCAGAAGCCTGAACTGCACACAGCTCATGTAGAATCTAGGCTTAGTCCATTGGAGAGGACCAAGGATGAGTCCTTGGATCAG CTTTCATGTCTAAAGCAGGAGCTGAATCATCTGCAGACCAAGCTGggggaggagcagcagctggcATCTCAGCACCAACTGGCCCTGCAGGCTCAGGTCAGTGAAGCCCAGGCACGAATCAAG TCGCAGGATTTAGTGCTGAGCCAGAAGGCAGAGGAGGCTAAACAGATGAAGCAGGACCTGCAAAGGGCACAGAGCCTGTTCACCTCAGCAGAGCGAGAGCTACGCTACGAGAAGGAGAAGAACATGGACTTGAAGAGACACAACACCCTGCTGGACCAGGAAAAACTCAAG CTTTGTGCAGAGCTGAAGCAGGTTCAGACCAAGCTGGTCCAGATGGAGCAGAGCATCCACGCTCAGGTATCCGAGTGTGAACGTCACCAGCAGAAAATTAGGGAACTGGAATTGGAACTTGCACGCAATTCCACAAACCGCAGTGCCACCACCAGTCTTCAGGAGGACCTGCAGGCCGAGCGGGCACGGCTCATTGCTGCTGACAAGAAG GTGTTGGAGCTGCAGCAACAGCTAAAGAGTGCCCAGCACCAGCTGCGCGTTGAGGAAGCGCGAGCTGGTGAGAGCAGCCGcttagagagagacagcagagatcTGTCTGACACCTTATCAGCCCTGAGAGCCaaacagcaggaggagcacATCACCAG GAAGCTGTTAGAGCAGCGTGAGGAGGAACTGCAGCAGCAGGTGCGCTCCCTGAGGCTGAAGGAGGCCTCCATGACCAGGACAAATACAGAGCTCAGCCACCGTGTCCAACAGCTGAACACCCGTCTGGCCATCCTGGAGGCTGATCTTAGCAAGGCCAGAGAGGAG GTAAAAGACAGCCAGAAGTCAGGCCACAGACTGCAGGAGGACTTGGTGGCCAGTCAGCAGGAGTGTGACAGAGTACAGGGGGAGCTGCAGCAAGTTCTCCTCCAACTGGACACACAAGTCAG GAAGTACAACGAAAAGCAGAGTCACCACAAGATCAAGCTGCGCCAGGCTAAGCAGGTCTTTCTCAGGGCGACTGCACAGAGGGACCACATCATCCAGAAACTGGAGAATGACCTGGCGCTGGCCACCAGCCTCTCACACAAG gagaaggagaggatcCATACAGTGACAGAGGAAAATGAGAAGCTtttggaggagaagagagaccTGTTGCGTAAGATTAGCGAGGCAGAGGAAATGGGCAGCATAGGCATGAGGACCGCCTCCACTGTCCAACACAG GGTCAATGTCTTAGAAGtggaaaacagacaacttcaggaTCGAACCCTGAAGCTCTCCAATCAAGTCAGCTCCTTAGAGCGTGCCCTGAGGAACGTCCAGTCATTCTACAGCCTGGAG AATGTCAAGAAAGCGCTCCCCTCAGAAAGCATCTGTGATGGCATCCTGCATACATCTACACTAAG TCTGACATCCGGTTCATGTGACCCACTGGACATCCTGGACGCGATCTGCCGCGTGAAGGTGGGCGAGCGTGGGGTGGTGGATGCGGCTCGAGCGTCTGTGTCCTCACACCAACCATCAGAGCAGGGCTACCTGAATCTCACCTCACCACTGGTTCCTCCAGACACCAAAGGCACAGAGGAGAGCTCTATTAACAGTGACCAGGTATGA